The Dethiosulfovibrio peptidovorans DSM 11002 genome has a window encoding:
- the holA gene encoding DNA polymerase III subunit delta, whose amino-acid sequence MPHLVIVSAAESSQRRLLVEAVEKARSDGYDVLGSSEEMDWNGLFADAMTAGLFSSRSARVIEKAEAMGKFPDSLIPSLEGCDADYRFILLYGGGYKKFFPKDAIASSTVKEAEQVPFWPSQRTKWLLGRARSLRIDLNYDAASLMVEWVEEPEELLSVLSTLGNFADGETVDCDMVEKLVLNQEAKGMLRLLDGFCARKAGKCLQGFLELRETGDVIPTMAALHKRVRFAAYLSLTGGGDSVEKAFGMTKYQARQARDAAGRYDPQELKDLLAGVISLSMAERTGAGEGWAGFERLVLQSM is encoded by the coding sequence GTGCCCCATCTTGTGATAGTAAGCGCCGCTGAGTCCTCTCAGCGGCGTCTTCTGGTGGAGGCGGTGGAAAAGGCGAGATCAGACGGCTACGACGTCCTGGGCTCGTCGGAGGAGATGGACTGGAACGGCCTTTTCGCCGACGCCATGACCGCCGGTCTGTTCTCCTCTCGCTCCGCCCGGGTGATAGAGAAGGCCGAGGCAATGGGGAAGTTTCCCGATTCTTTGATACCCTCCTTGGAGGGCTGCGATGCCGATTACAGGTTTATACTCCTCTACGGCGGTGGATATAAGAAGTTTTTTCCCAAAGATGCGATCGCTTCCTCCACCGTCAAGGAGGCCGAGCAGGTTCCCTTTTGGCCCTCTCAAAGGACCAAGTGGCTTCTGGGTCGGGCACGGTCCCTCAGGATAGACTTAAATTACGATGCAGCCTCTCTGATGGTCGAATGGGTGGAGGAGCCGGAGGAGCTTCTGTCCGTCCTGTCCACCTTGGGGAATTTCGCCGACGGTGAAACGGTGGACTGCGATATGGTCGAGAAGCTGGTACTGAACCAGGAGGCCAAGGGTATGCTCCGCCTATTGGACGGTTTCTGCGCCAGGAAGGCGGGAAAGTGTCTTCAGGGTTTCTTGGAGCTCAGGGAGACCGGGGATGTTATTCCCACCATGGCTGCCCTGCACAAAAGGGTTCGTTTCGCCGCCTATCTGTCACTGACAGGCGGGGGCGATTCCGTGGAGAAGGCTTTCGGCATGACCAAATATCAGGCTAGACAGGCGAGGGATGCTGCGGGCAGGTACGACCCTCAGGAGCTGAAGGACCTTCTGGCCGGGGTTATCTCACTTTCCATGGCGGAACGTACCGGAGCGGGAGAGGGCTGGGCCGGATTTGAGAGATTGGTGCTTCAGTCCATGTGA